Within Amycolatopsis sp. FDAARGOS 1241, the genomic segment ACCAGCGGCGTGAAGCCGAGCTCACCGCGCTGTTCGACACCGCGAGCGACCTCGCGCGGCTGCGGGACCCGGACGCCGTGCTGCGGTCGATCGTGCGGCGGGCCCGCACGCTGCTCGGCGTGGACGTGTCGTACCTGAGCCTCAACGACGAAGCCGCCGGCAAGACCTACATCCGCGTGACCGACGGCTCGGTTTCGGCGCTGTTCCAGCAGATCGTGCTCGGCATGGGTGAGGGGCTGGGCGGGCTCGTGGCCCAGACGGCGCGCCCGTACGCGACCGCGGACTACTTCGCCGACGCACGTTTCCGGCACACGGCCCCGATCGACACGGGCGTGCTCGAGGAAGGGCTCACGGCGATCCTCGGTGTGCCGCTGGCCATCGGCGGCAAGGTGCTCGGCGTGCTCTACGCGTCGGACCGTTCGCCGCGCGAGTTCTCGACGGCGGAGGTCGCGCTGCTTTCGTCGCTGGCCAACCACGCGGCGATCGCGCTCGACAACGCGCACCTGCTCGACGAGACGCGGCAGTCGGCGGCCGAGCTGAACGCCGCGAACGCGACCATGCGCCGCGCCGACGAAGCGCACGACCGGCTCATGGACCTCGTGCTGCGCGGCGGTGATCTGCCGGAAGTCGCCGCGGAGGTGGCCGGCGTGCTGCGCGGGGAGATCGCCGTGCACGACCCTTCGGGTGAGCTGCTGGCGGGCTCCCCGCTCTCGTTCGACGGGCCCGCTGTGGCGTCTTCGCGCACAAGCGGGCGAGCGGAGTCCACGGAGGACACCTGGGTGTGCGCGGTGCAGGCGGGCCAGGAACTGCTGGGGAGTCTCACGCTCGCCGGCCGGCCCGAGCTCGCGGGCGCCGACCGCCGGCTGTTCGAACGCGCGGCCGTGGTGACGGCACTGCTGCTGATGCTGCGGCGGTCCGTCGCGCAGGCCGAGGACGAGGTGCGCGGCGAGCTGCTCACCGATCTGCTGACCGCGCCGGCGCGCAACCCGGCGTCGCTGACGGCCCGTGCGCGACGGCTGGGGGTCGACCTGGCGGCCCCGCACGTGGTGCTGGTCGCCCACGCGCCGGGCACGTCCCGGCGGGCACTGGCGTCGGCGTGCGCGCGGTTCGGTGACCTGGTGGGCGTGCACGCGGAGCAGGTCGTGGCGCTGGCGCCACCGGGCGTCGCGGCCGCGAAGGTGGCGAGTGAGCTCCGGTCCGTTGTGGACTGTCCGGTGACCGTCGGTGCTGCCGGGCCCGCGACGGGTCCCGCCGCGTTGGCCGACGCGTACAGCGAGGCCGTGCGCTGTGTCAGCACGCTGCTGGCGCTCGGCCGTGCAGGCGACGGCGCGGCGATGGCCGAGCTGGGGTTCCTCGGCGTGCTGCTCGGCCGCCACGCCGACTTGCCGGCCTACGTCCGCGCGACGCTCGGCCCGGTGCTGGACTACGACGCCCGCCGCGGCACGGACCTCGCCGGCACGCTGCGCGCGTACTTCGCGACCGGCGGGAACCTGGCGCGAGCCAAGGACGTGCTGCACGTCCACGTGAACACGGTGGTGCAGCGGCTCGACCGCGTTTCGGCACTACTGGGCGACGACTGGCGCGACCCTGGCCGCGCGCTGGAGATCCAGCTCGCGCTGCGGCTGGCCGAACTCGGCCCTACTCAGCCGGGCTGAGCCGCGCCGACCACTTCTCCTCGATGCGCCCGAAGCGCCAGACGGCGAGCGCGACCAGCCACGTCACGATGAACAACCCGACGATCCCGAAGCCGACGTAGTCGAGGTTGATGTCCGCGATCGCCGCCAACGGACCGTTCGTGATGTCCAGTTTCTCCGCGAGGATCGACACGAGCTCGATCGTGCCGATCAGCAGCGCGACGGCCACGGACAGCGCTGTGACGGTGATGTTGTAGTAGATCTTGCGGATCGGCCGTGCGAACGCCCAGCCGTAGGCGAAGTTCATGAACACACCGTCGGCGGCGTCGAACAGGCTCATGCCGGCTGCGAAGAGCACCGGCAGTACGAGGATCGCGTACCAGGGCAGAGCGAACGCGGCGGCGCCGGCGGCGAGCACGAGCAGGCCGATCTCCGTCGCGGTGTCGAAGCCGAGTCCGAAGAGGACACCCACGGGGTAGATGTGCCAAGGCTTGCGCACGGCTTTCGTCGCGCCGCGCAGCAGCCGGTTCATCAGGCCGCGGTTGTCAAGGTGGCGTTCCAGGGACTCCTCGTCCAGCTCCCCTCGGCGCATCCG encodes:
- a CDS encoding HoxN/HupN/NixA family nickel/cobalt transporter, encoding MAAVILLLNLLGWGVLVLFIAPHHYNLGASGAFGIGLGVTAFTLGMRHAFDADHIAAIDNTTRKLMADGTRPLSVGFWFSLGHSTIVFGLCLLLSLGVRAVAGQLEDNSSTLHETTDLIGTSVSGVFLYLIAIMNLVVLVGISRVFARMRRGELDEESLERHLDNRGLMNRLLRGATKAVRKPWHIYPVGVLFGLGFDTATEIGLLVLAAGAAAFALPWYAILVLPVLFAAGMSLFDAADGVFMNFAYGWAFARPIRKIYYNITVTALSVAVALLIGTIELVSILAEKLDITNGPLAAIADINLDYVGFGIVGLFIVTWLVALAVWRFGRIEEKWSARLSPAE
- a CDS encoding GAF domain-containing protein; amino-acid sequence: MTCVDANRRLLELLATGASSEQLAHAARAAGGDAAELALRIRETLTEHQRREAELTALFDTASDLARLRDPDAVLRSIVRRARTLLGVDVSYLSLNDEAAGKTYIRVTDGSVSALFQQIVLGMGEGLGGLVAQTARPYATADYFADARFRHTAPIDTGVLEEGLTAILGVPLAIGGKVLGVLYASDRSPREFSTAEVALLSSLANHAAIALDNAHLLDETRQSAAELNAANATMRRADEAHDRLMDLVLRGGDLPEVAAEVAGVLRGEIAVHDPSGELLAGSPLSFDGPAVASSRTSGRAESTEDTWVCAVQAGQELLGSLTLAGRPELAGADRRLFERAAVVTALLLMLRRSVAQAEDEVRGELLTDLLTAPARNPASLTARARRLGVDLAAPHVVLVAHAPGTSRRALASACARFGDLVGVHAEQVVALAPPGVAAAKVASELRSVVDCPVTVGAAGPATGPAALADAYSEAVRCVSTLLALGRAGDGAAMAELGFLGVLLGRHADLPAYVRATLGPVLDYDARRGTDLAGTLRAYFATGGNLARAKDVLHVHVNTVVQRLDRVSALLGDDWRDPGRALEIQLALRLAELGPTQPG